The following are from one region of the Actinoplanes sp. L3-i22 genome:
- a CDS encoding MmcQ/YjbR family DNA-binding protein, with protein MSGPGDVPPEILGRLRPICAELPEAYEEVAWIGVRWRIRARTVAHVYVPDPDRFPVYAEHVTGGEMPAVMTFRAPLEDLLGLTAGGFPFFRAPWGDNVAAVILGEHTDWTEIAELVTDSYREMAPKFLAARVRNSGG; from the coding sequence ATGTCGGGTCCTGGAGACGTGCCGCCGGAGATTCTGGGGCGGCTGCGGCCGATCTGCGCCGAGCTGCCCGAGGCGTACGAGGAAGTGGCCTGGATCGGGGTCCGCTGGCGGATCCGGGCGCGGACGGTCGCGCACGTCTACGTGCCGGATCCGGACCGTTTCCCGGTCTACGCCGAGCATGTCACCGGCGGCGAGATGCCGGCCGTGATGACGTTCCGGGCGCCGCTCGAGGACCTGCTCGGGCTGACCGCGGGCGGCTTCCCGTTCTTCCGCGCGCCGTGGGGCGACAACGTCGCCGCGGTGATCCTGGGCGAGCACACCGATTGGACCGAGATCGCCGAGCTGGTCACCGACAGCTACCGCGAGATGGCCCCGAAGTTCCTGGCCGCCCGGGTTCGCAACTCCGGCGGGTGA
- a CDS encoding ATP-binding protein has product MSRAHPTSWTLRRRVAVLFAVAGVLLGLIGGLASVTAVNSNKNLDVILDKTGPMRIAGQELYSAYLDQETGVRGYALSRTDANLRPYENGVATELRLLAQIEALNDEHGTAAIRADLAAVRERSGDWRQTVAEPAIAAAKEGRPASGTTGTDRFDRLRAAVDRLQADILKLRNSAVAAARRTGSTLVTLMAVAAAVVLLVGAMLMLLLDRLVSRPVTELAEQVRQVAGGDFERPITSSGSPELRALAADVDGMRRQIAAELTVVRDARAEVLAINAQLELKAEELTRSNRDLEQFAYVASHDLQEPLRKVASFCQLLQRRYAGQLDERAEQYIGFAVDGAQRMQRLINDLLAFSRIGRITTGFKPVELSRVLPEVASQLEARAGADAEITWGDLPVVEGEEPLLTTLFVNLIGNSLKFRRPDVAPVIRVTAEPDGDHWKINVRDNGIGIEAEFADKVFVIFQRLHSRDAYEGTGIGLAIVKKIVEYHGGRIWLDLDVEQGTSIWFTVPRAPETEPGAKA; this is encoded by the coding sequence ATGAGCCGCGCCCACCCGACCTCGTGGACGTTGCGGCGGCGCGTCGCGGTGTTGTTCGCCGTGGCCGGTGTGCTGCTGGGGCTGATCGGCGGGCTGGCCTCGGTGACCGCGGTGAACAGCAACAAGAATCTCGACGTGATCCTGGACAAGACCGGTCCGATGCGGATCGCCGGCCAGGAGCTGTACTCCGCCTACCTGGATCAGGAGACCGGCGTGCGCGGCTACGCGCTCAGCCGCACCGACGCGAACCTGCGGCCGTACGAGAACGGCGTGGCCACCGAGCTGCGGCTGCTCGCCCAGATCGAGGCGCTGAACGACGAGCACGGCACCGCGGCGATCCGGGCCGACCTGGCGGCGGTCCGGGAGCGGTCCGGCGACTGGCGCCAGACGGTGGCCGAGCCGGCGATCGCCGCCGCGAAGGAGGGCCGGCCGGCTTCCGGGACGACCGGCACCGACCGGTTCGACCGGCTGCGCGCCGCGGTCGACCGGCTGCAGGCCGACATCCTGAAGTTGCGCAACAGCGCGGTCGCGGCGGCCCGGCGCACCGGCTCGACGCTGGTCACCCTGATGGCGGTCGCCGCGGCGGTGGTGCTGCTGGTCGGCGCGATGCTGATGCTGCTGCTGGACCGGCTGGTGAGCCGGCCGGTGACCGAGCTGGCCGAGCAGGTCCGGCAGGTCGCCGGCGGGGACTTCGAGCGGCCGATCACCAGTTCCGGCTCGCCCGAGCTGCGCGCGCTGGCCGCCGACGTGGACGGCATGCGCCGGCAGATCGCGGCGGAGCTGACCGTGGTCCGCGACGCCCGGGCGGAGGTCCTGGCGATCAACGCCCAGCTGGAGCTGAAGGCCGAGGAGCTGACCCGGTCGAACCGGGATCTGGAGCAGTTCGCCTACGTCGCCTCGCACGACCTGCAGGAGCCGTTGCGGAAGGTGGCCAGCTTCTGCCAGCTGCTGCAGCGACGGTACGCCGGTCAGCTGGACGAGCGCGCCGAGCAGTACATCGGGTTCGCGGTCGACGGGGCCCAGCGGATGCAGCGGCTGATCAACGACCTGCTGGCGTTCTCCCGGATCGGCCGGATCACCACCGGCTTCAAGCCGGTCGAGCTCTCCCGGGTGCTGCCCGAGGTCGCGTCGCAGCTGGAGGCCCGGGCGGGCGCGGACGCCGAGATCACCTGGGGTGACCTGCCGGTGGTGGAGGGGGAGGAGCCGCTGCTCACCACGCTGTTCGTGAACCTGATCGGCAACTCGCTGAAGTTCCGCCGCCCGGACGTGGCGCCGGTGATCCGGGTGACCGCGGAGCCGGACGGCGACCACTGGAAGATCAACGTCCGGGACAACGGGATCGGGATCGAGGCCGAGTTCGCCGACAAGGTCTTCGTGATCTTCCAGCGGCTGCACTCGCGGGACGCCTACGAGGGCACCGGCATCGGCCTGGCCATCGTCAAGAAGATCGTCGAGTACCACGGCGGCCGGATCTGGCTCGACCTCGACGTCGAGCAGGGCACGTCGATCTGGTTCACCGTCCCGAGGGCGCCGGAGACCGAACCCGGGGCAAAAGCGTGA
- a CDS encoding IS630 family transposase, whose product MAEPVRARRLTQDEGRKLQQLVRRGKHDSVRVRRALIIMASASGTPVSAIASLIAGHEDTVRDVIHSFNEIGLRALDPQWAGGRPRRISDDDEAFIVATATARPSTLGRPFTCWSLRKLADYLATGAARPIMIGRERLRQILRRNEVSWQRTRTWKESKDPDFDAKLDRIEEVTTRFPTRCFAFDQFGPLSIRPHHGRGWARQSHPDRLPATYHRTHGIRYFHGCYSLGDDQLWGVNRRRKGADHTLSALKTIRRTRPDGAPIYVILDNLSANKTPTIRAWAARNKVELCLTPTSASWANPIEAQFGPLRMFTMANSDHPNHTVLARKLQKYLRWRNANARHPDVLTAQRRERARIRSERQQRWGRPRTKAA is encoded by the coding sequence TTGGCCGAGCCGGTCAGGGCACGGCGGTTGACGCAGGATGAGGGCCGCAAGCTGCAACAACTTGTCCGTAGGGGCAAGCATGATTCGGTCCGGGTACGCCGGGCGTTGATCATCATGGCGTCGGCGTCCGGGACGCCGGTTTCGGCAATCGCGAGCCTGATCGCCGGGCATGAGGACACCGTCCGGGACGTGATCCACTCGTTCAACGAGATCGGTCTTCGTGCGTTGGACCCTCAGTGGGCGGGAGGCCGTCCCCGCCGGATCAGTGACGACGATGAGGCATTCATCGTCGCGACGGCCACGGCCCGCCCGAGCACGCTCGGGCGGCCCTTCACCTGCTGGAGCCTGCGTAAACTCGCCGACTACCTGGCTACCGGCGCCGCCCGGCCGATCATGATCGGCCGGGAACGGCTGCGGCAGATCCTGCGCCGTAACGAGGTCAGCTGGCAGCGGACCCGCACCTGGAAGGAATCGAAGGACCCGGACTTCGACGCGAAACTCGACCGGATCGAGGAAGTCACCACCCGATTTCCCACCCGGTGTTTCGCGTTCGACCAGTTCGGGCCGCTCTCGATTCGTCCGCACCACGGCCGCGGCTGGGCACGACAATCGCATCCGGACCGACTGCCGGCGACCTACCACCGCACGCACGGCATCCGCTACTTCCACGGCTGTTACAGCCTCGGCGACGACCAGCTCTGGGGCGTGAACCGGCGCCGCAAAGGCGCAGATCACACCCTGTCCGCACTGAAAACGATCCGCAGGACGCGGCCGGACGGCGCCCCGATCTACGTCATCCTGGACAACCTGTCGGCGAACAAGACGCCGACGATCCGGGCCTGGGCGGCCCGGAACAAGGTCGAGTTGTGTCTCACGCCGACCAGTGCGTCCTGGGCGAACCCGATCGAGGCACAGTTCGGGCCCTTGCGCATGTTCACCATGGCGAACTCGGACCACCCGAACCACACCGTCTTGGCCCGCAAGCTGCAGAAATACTTGCGATGGCGTAACGCCAACGCCCGCCACCCCGACGTCCTGACCGCACAACGCCGTGAACGAGCCCGGATCCGCAGCGAACGACAACAACGCTGGGGCCGACCCCGAACGAAGGCCGCCTGA
- a CDS encoding Uma2 family endonuclease translates to MTAEMVAPAWMHQQVTAEQYAAWTEEQCAGIEIVDGMVLVSPSASKRHNRLARLLANALDAAAGPDWNADTDFDVRLQDVPLNNRRPDVTVYRAETLDVTPTRPKHVLLVVEVVSPGSETTDRVVKAEQYAKAGIQFYWRVEQAVTGAPLVYTYVLDPADGCYRDGEVFTGVVKLTAPFLIEVDLAQM, encoded by the coding sequence ATGACTGCTGAGATGGTCGCGCCGGCCTGGATGCATCAGCAGGTTACGGCCGAGCAGTACGCGGCATGGACAGAAGAGCAGTGTGCGGGCATCGAAATCGTGGATGGGATGGTCCTCGTGAGTCCGAGCGCGTCCAAGCGGCACAACCGCCTGGCCCGGCTGCTGGCGAACGCCTTGGATGCCGCGGCCGGCCCGGATTGGAACGCGGACACCGACTTCGACGTCCGACTCCAGGACGTGCCGTTGAACAACCGTCGTCCGGACGTGACGGTGTACCGGGCGGAGACCCTCGACGTCACTCCGACGCGACCCAAGCACGTGCTTCTTGTCGTCGAGGTGGTCTCACCCGGCTCGGAGACGACCGACCGGGTGGTCAAGGCCGAGCAGTACGCGAAGGCCGGCATCCAGTTCTATTGGCGGGTCGAGCAGGCGGTCACCGGCGCCCCGCTCGTCTACACCTACGTTCTCGACCCGGCGGACGGCTGCTACCGAGACGGCGAAGTCTTTACCGGCGTCGTGAAACTGACCGCGCCCTTCCTCATCGAGGTCGATCTGGCCCAGATGTGA
- a CDS encoding NAD(P)-dependent alcohol dehydrogenase: MKAIVQDVYGNADVLRLADVDPPTPGPKDVLVRVHAAGVDRGAWHAMTGLPLIARAGFGPRRPRNPTPGMDLAGVVEAVGAEAGDLKVGDEVFGSGTSTWAEYALARPGKLARKPAHLSFEQAAALPTSACTARRMIGDAADGGQTLIIGAGGGVGSFAVLLATARGDRVTGVCSTGKVAAVRSIGADQVIDYTREPLTGRYELIVDVAGNRSLRELRALLTPRGRLMLAGGEDGGRWLGGMERSLRLFALAPFVKQRLGAPIVLTRRDVLETLTGVTPLIGEVHPLAEAPTAMARLAAGQITGKAVLTVDHS, encoded by the coding sequence ATGAAAGCCATCGTTCAGGACGTGTACGGCAACGCGGACGTGCTCCGCCTCGCCGACGTCGACCCGCCCACCCCCGGCCCGAAGGACGTCCTGGTCAGAGTGCACGCGGCCGGTGTCGACCGGGGCGCCTGGCACGCCATGACCGGCCTGCCGCTGATCGCCCGGGCCGGCTTCGGCCCGCGCCGGCCCCGCAACCCCACCCCCGGCATGGACCTGGCCGGCGTCGTCGAGGCGGTCGGCGCCGAGGCCGGCGATCTGAAAGTCGGCGACGAGGTGTTCGGCAGCGGCACCAGCACCTGGGCCGAGTACGCGCTGGCCCGCCCCGGCAAACTCGCCCGCAAACCCGCCCACCTGAGCTTCGAGCAGGCGGCCGCGCTGCCGACCTCGGCCTGCACCGCCCGGCGCATGATCGGCGACGCCGCGGACGGCGGCCAGACCCTGATCATCGGGGCGGGCGGGGGCGTGGGGTCGTTCGCGGTGCTGCTGGCCACGGCGCGCGGCGACCGGGTGACCGGGGTGTGCAGCACGGGCAAGGTCGCGGCGGTCCGCTCGATCGGCGCCGACCAGGTCATCGACTACACGCGGGAGCCGCTCACCGGCCGGTACGAACTGATCGTCGACGTCGCCGGCAATCGGTCGCTGCGGGAGCTGCGCGCGCTGCTCACCCCGCGCGGCCGGCTGATGCTGGCCGGTGGGGAGGACGGGGGCCGCTGGCTCGGCGGGATGGAGCGGAGTCTGCGGCTGTTCGCGCTGGCGCCGTTCGTCAAGCAGCGGCTCGGCGCGCCGATCGTGCTGACCCGGCGGGACGTGCTGGAGACGCTGACCGGGGTGACCCCGCTGATCGGCGAGGTGCACCCGCTGGCGGAGGCGCCGACCGCGATGGCCCGCCTGGCCGCCGGCCAGATCACCGGCAAAGCCGTCCTGACCGTCGACCACTCTTAA
- a CDS encoding S9 family peptidase codes for MAEHVRFASSLGPELAGLVDLPAEPVRGWGVFAHGFVLGKDSPAAARTCKQLAADGIGMLRFDNLGLGDSQGDWGDGSVMVKVDDTVRAAEFMAARGTPADLLVGHSLGGAAVIAAAARVPGVRAVVTIGAPFEPKNVERHYQALVDRVLRGGHAEWLVGGKALVLKRTFVEDTRRAELRDHVVGLGLPLLIMHSPTDSTVSVANASRIFRAARHPRSFIALEGSDHLLAAPGQAARAARIISAWADPYLSR; via the coding sequence ATGGCCGAGCATGTGCGATTCGCCAGCAGCCTCGGGCCCGAGCTGGCCGGGCTCGTCGACCTGCCCGCCGAGCCGGTCCGTGGCTGGGGTGTGTTCGCGCACGGGTTCGTGCTCGGCAAGGACTCGCCGGCCGCGGCGCGCACCTGCAAGCAGCTGGCCGCCGACGGGATCGGCATGCTGCGCTTCGACAACCTCGGACTCGGCGACTCGCAGGGCGACTGGGGCGACGGCTCGGTCATGGTGAAGGTGGACGACACGGTCCGGGCCGCCGAGTTCATGGCCGCCCGCGGCACCCCGGCGGACCTGCTCGTCGGCCACTCGCTCGGCGGCGCCGCGGTGATCGCCGCGGCCGCCCGCGTGCCCGGGGTCCGGGCGGTGGTGACCATCGGCGCGCCGTTCGAGCCGAAGAACGTGGAGCGGCACTACCAGGCGCTGGTCGACCGGGTGCTGCGCGGCGGGCACGCCGAATGGCTGGTCGGCGGCAAGGCGCTGGTGCTCAAGCGGACCTTCGTCGAGGACACCCGCCGGGCCGAGCTGCGCGACCACGTGGTCGGGCTCGGGCTGCCCCTGCTGATCATGCACTCGCCGACGGACAGCACGGTGAGCGTCGCCAACGCCAGCCGGATCTTCCGGGCCGCGCGGCATCCGCGCAGCTTCATCGCGCTGGAGGGCTCGGACCACCTGCTGGCCGCGCCCGGGCAGGCGGCGCGGGCGGCCCGGATCATCAGCGCCTGGGCCGATCCCTACCTGTCCCGGTAG
- a CDS encoding PadR family transcriptional regulator — protein MAGVLEAFLVDPAAERYGLDIMQATGYPSGTVYPILSRLQHAGWLSTHWEDIDPAVAGRPARRWYQLSADGLVTARTELAAYRQRTSAPGQAVRVKPTWAS, from the coding sequence GTGGCAGGTGTGCTGGAGGCGTTCCTCGTCGATCCAGCGGCCGAACGGTACGGCCTCGACATCATGCAGGCGACCGGCTACCCCAGCGGCACCGTCTACCCGATCCTCAGCCGGCTGCAGCACGCCGGCTGGCTCAGCACGCACTGGGAGGACATCGACCCGGCCGTCGCCGGCCGACCGGCCCGGCGCTGGTACCAGCTCAGCGCGGACGGCCTGGTGACCGCCCGGACCGAGCTCGCCGCCTACCGGCAGCGCACCTCCGCGCCTGGCCAGGCTGTGCGGGTGAAGCCGACATGGGCGTCGTAG
- a CDS encoding helix-turn-helix domain-containing protein — translation MDNRAEVRDFLTTRRAKISPERAGIPAVGQRRVPGLRRSEVAALAGMSVEYYAKLERGQLAGVSAGVLDAIARALQLDTAERAHLLRLAHAANGSDNLIRPVRRPRQWTVRPSLQWSLDTITSPAILANNRQDLVAANHLGRAMYSDIYASAEGAPNFGRFTFLDSAAHHFYPDWNLAAEMLVANLRTAAGKDPHDKGLHDLVGELSTRSDDFRRRWGAHNVRIHGTGVKTFHHHVVGHLELAYESMDLRADPDLTLTIYAAEPASPSAQALALLASWAATSAPSQTH, via the coding sequence GTGGACAACCGAGCCGAGGTGCGGGACTTCCTGACCACCCGCCGCGCCAAGATCAGCCCGGAGCGTGCCGGGATTCCCGCGGTCGGGCAGCGCCGCGTGCCCGGGCTGCGCCGCAGCGAGGTCGCCGCGCTGGCCGGCATGAGTGTCGAGTACTACGCCAAGCTCGAACGCGGTCAGCTGGCCGGGGTCTCCGCCGGGGTGCTCGACGCCATCGCCCGCGCCCTGCAGCTCGACACCGCCGAACGCGCCCACCTGCTGCGGCTGGCGCACGCGGCCAACGGCAGCGACAACCTGATCCGCCCGGTCCGGCGGCCGCGGCAGTGGACCGTGCGGCCGAGCCTGCAGTGGTCGCTCGACACGATCACCAGCCCGGCGATCCTGGCCAACAACCGGCAGGACCTGGTCGCCGCCAACCATCTGGGCCGGGCGATGTACAGCGACATCTACGCGTCGGCCGAGGGCGCGCCGAACTTCGGCCGGTTCACGTTCCTGGACAGCGCGGCGCACCACTTCTACCCGGACTGGAACCTGGCCGCCGAGATGCTGGTGGCGAACCTGCGCACCGCCGCCGGCAAGGACCCGCACGACAAGGGCCTGCACGACCTGGTCGGCGAGCTCTCCACCCGCAGCGACGACTTCCGCCGGCGCTGGGGCGCGCACAACGTGCGGATCCACGGGACCGGCGTCAAGACGTTCCATCATCACGTGGTCGGCCACCTCGAGCTGGCCTACGAGAGCATGGACCTGCGCGCCGACCCGGATCTGACGCTGACCATCTATGCCGCCGAGCCGGCGTCGCCGTCCGCGCAGGCCCTCGCGCTGCTCGCCTCCTGGGCCGCCACGAGCGCCCCGTCACAGACACACTGA
- a CDS encoding permease-like cell division protein FtsX translates to MTISDDYADAVPEHAESLPEHAESLAEPAVPAPEKAPRRRQFLYIFAVVAASMLIGAAAATGVFLVTGLPGRPEHRFTVNVYLKTDATAEQKAAVEAALPAFDPIGEVTFTDHEKAWQRFQEIAKGHEDVLTGVTSADLPESFSLETKGYLFDCAGYTKVRHMPGVDKVQVVQNLVHEYVATVTCQAEYANP, encoded by the coding sequence GTGACAATCAGCGACGACTATGCCGACGCAGTTCCGGAACACGCCGAATCCCTTCCGGAACACGCCGAATCCCTTGCGGAACCGGCCGTGCCGGCCCCCGAGAAGGCGCCCCGCCGCCGGCAGTTCCTGTACATCTTCGCCGTGGTCGCGGCGTCGATGCTGATCGGCGCCGCCGCAGCGACCGGCGTCTTCCTGGTCACCGGCCTGCCGGGCCGGCCGGAGCACCGGTTCACCGTCAACGTCTACCTCAAGACCGACGCCACGGCCGAGCAGAAAGCCGCGGTCGAGGCGGCGCTTCCGGCCTTCGACCCGATCGGCGAGGTCACCTTCACCGACCACGAGAAGGCCTGGCAGCGGTTCCAGGAGATCGCCAAGGGTCACGAGGACGTGTTGACCGGCGTCACCTCGGCGGACCTGCCCGAATCGTTCAGCCTGGAGACCAAGGGCTATCTGTTCGACTGCGCCGGCTACACGAAGGTGCGGCACATGCCGGGCGTCGACAAGGTCCAGGTGGTCCAGAACCTCGTGCACGAATACGTCGCCACCGTCACCTGCCAGGCCGAGTACGCGAACCCGTAG
- a CDS encoding DUF4262 domain-containing protein, producing the protein MFETSRICRCVLCQDYGDRDEYDAADHGVIGNVEKFGWSVTGVPADEKGPGWSYTIGRWHSRGGPELVMFGLDLTTMQSCLNILGKRDDLADGQDHDDVINGYPVRLRTVEPAWFRAFFGHAMWFYRQPPIPFLEVLWPDRDGKFPEETGSLAQPHLWLAPGEHPQGVWTQDV; encoded by the coding sequence GTGTTCGAGACCTCGCGGATCTGCCGCTGTGTGCTGTGCCAGGACTACGGCGATCGCGACGAGTACGACGCGGCCGACCATGGCGTGATCGGTAACGTGGAGAAGTTCGGCTGGAGCGTCACCGGTGTCCCGGCCGACGAGAAGGGGCCGGGCTGGTCGTACACGATCGGCCGCTGGCACAGCCGGGGCGGCCCGGAGCTGGTCATGTTCGGGCTCGACCTGACCACCATGCAGTCCTGCCTGAACATCCTCGGCAAGCGGGACGACCTCGCCGACGGCCAGGACCACGACGACGTGATCAACGGCTACCCGGTTCGCCTCCGGACCGTCGAGCCGGCCTGGTTCCGGGCCTTCTTCGGGCACGCCATGTGGTTCTACCGGCAGCCGCCGATCCCGTTCCTCGAGGTCCTCTGGCCGGACCGGGACGGAAAGTTCCCCGAGGAGACCGGCAGCCTCGCCCAGCCGCACCTGTGGCTCGCGCCCGGCGAGCACCCACAGGGCGTCTGGACCCAGGACGTCTGA
- a CDS encoding GIY-YIG nuclease family protein yields MTTSAMRPDDHLSDDDWDRADDAQHLLFGAPFALDVAAKRLGRGGGVYAWWAAPSVLPELTGEPNDVDPGLRLLYLGRAGNLRGRILRNHLRRSGSSTLRRTLAGLLVSEKYRTTWTDRVVLVPEDETRLTAWMHANLRLTWAEEPEPDNVEAALVRRLHPPLNVSGVDPEHVRPAVVAAKNAYNASAAPAA; encoded by the coding sequence ATGACGACTTCTGCGATGCGACCCGATGACCACCTCTCCGACGACGACTGGGACCGGGCGGACGATGCGCAGCATCTGCTGTTCGGTGCGCCGTTCGCGCTCGACGTCGCCGCCAAGCGACTCGGCCGGGGCGGTGGGGTCTACGCGTGGTGGGCCGCTCCGTCGGTCCTTCCCGAGCTGACCGGGGAGCCGAACGACGTCGACCCGGGGCTGCGGCTGCTGTACCTCGGCCGGGCCGGCAACCTGCGCGGCCGGATCCTGCGCAACCATCTGCGGCGGTCGGGGAGCTCGACCCTGCGTCGTACGCTGGCCGGTCTTCTGGTCTCCGAGAAGTATCGGACGACCTGGACCGACCGGGTCGTGCTGGTGCCCGAGGACGAGACGCGGCTGACCGCGTGGATGCACGCGAACCTGCGACTGACCTGGGCCGAGGAGCCGGAGCCGGACAACGTCGAGGCCGCGCTGGTCCGGCGTCTGCACCCGCCGCTGAACGTCTCCGGCGTCGACCCCGAACACGTCCGGCCGGCGGTCGTCGCGGCGAAGAACGCCTACAACGCCTCCGCCGCCCCGGCGGCCTGA
- a CDS encoding MarR family winged helix-turn-helix transcriptional regulator: MFELVEPIGAVTFSDVPNEAFLAVGMRNYWDGYFAGRAAPLGLAPAEVVHAVFYNFADGEVARHIPWVWGKITPQEALTVRQQGSSAALRQWMGPLVDSLDLTRITDLATRAGVSAPTVGRPLYAGLRALALPEEPVARLWHAATLLREHRGDGHNAALVAHGIGGTEAHVLLALSMGMRAEEFGRVHHLPRPRLAAVVDGLRARGLVTAEGGFTDAGRRLRERIETVTDELAAPAYDVLSPDELDELIAGLEPIAAAVNAANSHTP, translated from the coding sequence ATGTTCGAGCTCGTCGAGCCGATCGGGGCGGTCACCTTCTCCGACGTCCCGAACGAGGCCTTCCTCGCCGTCGGCATGCGCAACTACTGGGACGGCTACTTCGCCGGCCGGGCCGCGCCGCTGGGTCTGGCCCCGGCCGAGGTGGTCCACGCGGTCTTCTACAACTTCGCCGACGGCGAGGTGGCCCGCCACATCCCGTGGGTCTGGGGGAAGATCACACCCCAGGAAGCGCTTACGGTACGGCAACAGGGCAGTTCCGCCGCGCTGCGCCAGTGGATGGGCCCACTCGTCGACTCGCTCGACCTGACCCGGATCACCGACCTCGCGACCCGGGCCGGAGTCAGCGCGCCGACCGTCGGCCGGCCGCTGTACGCCGGGCTCCGGGCGCTCGCCCTGCCCGAGGAGCCGGTCGCCCGGCTCTGGCACGCGGCCACGCTGCTGCGCGAGCACCGCGGCGACGGCCACAACGCCGCGCTCGTCGCCCACGGCATCGGCGGGACCGAGGCGCACGTCCTGCTCGCGCTCTCGATGGGGATGCGGGCCGAGGAGTTCGGCCGGGTCCATCACCTGCCCCGGCCGCGGCTGGCCGCGGTGGTCGACGGGCTGCGTGCCCGCGGCCTGGTGACTGCCGAGGGCGGGTTCACCGACGCCGGCCGCCGGCTCCGGGAGCGGATCGAGACCGTCACCGACGAGTTGGCGGCGCCGGCCTACGACGTGCTCAGCCCGGACGAGCTCGACGAGCTGATCGCCGGCCTGGAGCCGATCGCCGCCGCGGTGAACGCCGCCAACAGCCACACGCCCTAA
- a CDS encoding dihydrofolate reductase family protein, with product MSKVRVHNLAVSLDGFATGEGQSLEAPFGHAGVRLMEWFFETRAFRSMNGKDGGSEGVDNAFAAAWGPGIGAEIMGRNKFGPQRGAWADETWQGWWGDNPPFHTPVFVLTHHPRPALTLAGGNSFHFLDASPAEALAAARAAAGGLDVRIGGGPSTVRQFLDADLVDHLHVVLVPIVLGRGVRLWDGLESLEERFTVEAVTTPSGVTHLTFTRR from the coding sequence ATGTCGAAGGTACGGGTGCACAACCTCGCGGTCTCGCTGGACGGCTTCGCCACCGGGGAGGGGCAGAGCCTGGAAGCGCCGTTCGGGCACGCGGGCGTGCGGCTCATGGAGTGGTTCTTCGAGACCCGCGCGTTCCGGTCGATGAACGGCAAGGACGGCGGGAGCGAGGGCGTCGACAACGCGTTCGCCGCCGCGTGGGGGCCGGGCATCGGCGCCGAGATCATGGGGCGCAACAAGTTCGGGCCGCAGCGCGGCGCGTGGGCGGACGAGACGTGGCAGGGCTGGTGGGGGGACAACCCGCCGTTCCACACCCCGGTCTTCGTGCTGACCCATCACCCGCGGCCGGCGCTGACGCTGGCGGGCGGCAACTCCTTCCACTTCCTCGACGCGAGCCCGGCCGAGGCGCTCGCCGCGGCGCGGGCGGCGGCCGGCGGCCTGGACGTGCGGATCGGCGGCGGCCCGAGCACGGTCCGCCAGTTCCTCGACGCCGACCTGGTCGACCACCTGCACGTGGTGCTGGTGCCGATCGTGCTGGGCCGGGGCGTGCGGCTGTGGGACGGCCTGGAGAGCCTCGAGGAGCGGTTCACGGTCGAGGCGGTGACCACCCCGAGCGGCGTCACCCACCTGACCTTCACCCGGCGTTAG